A single region of the Geobacillus subterraneus genome encodes:
- a CDS encoding PRC-barrel domain-containing protein — translation MRTFSDVKGLPIYEQTTGKAVGTIADIWFTSHGTVKGFVAERRGLFGRRRYLPLSAVQSLQNDRVIIRDAGSFQPFPSLDGGHSLFGERGIAGSLVVAADGTTIGLLDDVYFDGQLGKIDGYEISEGFFSDLTEGKKRMEAAPFTAKEGVVTVETMR, via the coding sequence ATGCGGACGTTTTCCGACGTCAAAGGGCTTCCCATTTATGAACAGACAACAGGGAAAGCGGTCGGGACGATCGCCGACATTTGGTTTACCAGCCATGGCACGGTCAAAGGGTTTGTCGCGGAACGGAGAGGTCTATTTGGCCGCCGCCGCTACTTGCCGCTTTCGGCTGTGCAATCGTTGCAAAATGACCGGGTCATCATTCGTGATGCTGGCAGCTTCCAGCCGTTCCCCTCGCTTGATGGCGGCCACTCTCTCTTCGGTGAACGCGGCATTGCCGGCAGCCTGGTTGTCGCCGCAGACGGAACGACGATCGGCTTGCTCGACGATGTATATTTTGACGGGCAATTGGGCAAAATTGACGGATACGAGATTAGTGAGGGATTTTTTTCCGATTTGACCGAAGGAAAGAAACGAATGGAGGCAGCTCCGTTCACCGCCAAAGAAGGCGTCGTCACGGTTGAAACAATGAGGTAA
- a CDS encoding YrzQ family protein, giving the protein MNRTMTSLLAVGLGVAAYQLAQRNNWTNGRTMRRMRRRLMQAIR; this is encoded by the coding sequence ATGAATCGGACGATGACTTCGCTGTTGGCAGTCGGGTTAGGCGTCGCTGCTTATCAGCTGGCCCAGCGCAACAATTGGACGAACGGCCGCACGATGCGGAGAATGCGCCGCCGCTTGATGCAGGCGATCCGTTAA
- a CDS encoding AI-2E family transporter — protein MGEQQWLSFLRIGKWLLVTAIVYLIVRMKDVWWPVVDFVATALAPFLLAAFITYLLHPLVEYLHGKGMPRALAILLIYLLFFGSVGYGLYRGMPVLIAQLRELDERLPSLMNTYRQWARHIHDETSTWPMEVHTRIEAMFMQLEEAAARAVTMAINAAKSLIGSAATVLLIPFIVFYMLKDIDVLKKAVWYMTPKRWREPGMAFLKDVDESLGGYIRGQLFVCAAIGSAASLGLWLAGMDYPLLLGFVIGLTNIIPYFGPLIGAIPAAILAATISLKMVIIVLAIIFALQFLEGNVLSPLIVGKSVHMHPLVIMLALFAGGELAGVPGLILAVPTAAVLKVAIAHWKEHYAPH, from the coding sequence ATGGGCGAGCAGCAATGGCTGTCATTTTTGCGCATTGGAAAGTGGCTGTTAGTTACCGCAATCGTGTATTTAATCGTTCGGATGAAAGACGTTTGGTGGCCGGTCGTCGATTTTGTTGCCACCGCCTTAGCCCCGTTTTTGCTGGCGGCGTTTATTACTTATTTGTTGCATCCGCTTGTTGAGTATCTTCACGGCAAGGGGATGCCGCGGGCGCTTGCCATTTTGCTCATTTATTTGTTGTTTTTCGGTTCGGTCGGCTACGGCCTTTACCGCGGCATGCCGGTTTTGATCGCCCAGCTGCGCGAACTGGATGAACGGTTGCCATCATTGATGAATACATATCGGCAGTGGGCGCGCCACATCCACGATGAAACGTCGACGTGGCCGATGGAGGTGCATACGCGCATTGAGGCGATGTTTATGCAGCTTGAGGAGGCGGCTGCGAGGGCGGTCACGATGGCGATCAACGCGGCCAAATCATTGATCGGTTCGGCGGCGACGGTTCTTCTCATCCCGTTTATCGTGTTTTATATGCTAAAAGATATCGATGTGCTGAAAAAAGCGGTTTGGTATATGACCCCAAAGCGGTGGCGAGAACCGGGGATGGCGTTTTTAAAAGACGTTGACGAGTCGCTTGGCGGCTATATTCGCGGTCAGCTGTTCGTCTGTGCGGCCATCGGTTCGGCGGCGTCGCTCGGCCTTTGGCTCGCCGGCATGGACTATCCGCTCTTGCTCGGGTTTGTGATCGGACTGACGAACATCATTCCGTATTTCGGCCCGTTGATCGGCGCTATTCCAGCCGCCATTTTGGCAGCGACCATTTCGCTTAAAATGGTGATCATCGTGCTCGCCATTATTTTTGCCTTGCAGTTTTTAGAAGGAAACGTCTTGTCACCGCTGATTGTCGGCAAAAGTGTGCATATGCATCCGCTTGTCATTATGCTTGCGCTGTTTGCCGGCGGCGAACTTGCGGGTGTGCCCGGCCTCATTCTCGCCGTCCCGACCGCGGCGGTGCTGAAAGTAGCCATTGCGCATTGGAAAGAGCATTATGCCCCGCATTGA
- the alaS gene encoding alanine--tRNA ligase: protein MKKLTSAEVRRMFLQFFQEKGHEVEPSASLIPVDDPSLLWINSGVATLKKYFDGRIIPDNPRICNAQKSIRTNDIENVGKTARHHTFFEMLGNFSIGDYFKREAIHWAWEFLTSEKWIGFDPERLSVTVHPEDEEAYDIWHNEIGLPKERIIRLEGNFWDIGEGPSGPNTEIFYDRGEAFGNDPNDPELYPGGENERYLEVWNLVFSQFNHNPDGTYTPLPKKNIDTGMGLERMCSILQDVPTNFETDLFMPIIRATEQIAGERYGEDSDKDVAFKVIADHIRAVTFAIGDGALPSNEGRGYVLRRLLRRAVRYAKQIGIERPFMYELVPVVGEIMHDYYPEVKEKADFIQRVIRNEEERFHETLHEGLAILAEVIEKAKAQGSDVIPGEDVFRLYDTYGFPVELTEEYAAEAGMSVDHAGFEREMERQRERARAARQDVDSMQVQGGVLGDIKDESRFVGYDELVVSSTVMTIIKDGKLVDEVGAGEEAQIIVDVTPFYAESGGQIADQGTFAGEAGTAVVKDVQKAPNGQHLHSIVVERGTVKRGARYTARVDEAKRAQIVKNHTATHLLHQALKDVLGRHVNQAGSLVAPDRLRFDFTHFGQVKPDELERIEAIVNEQIWKSLPVDIFYKPLEEAKAMGAMALFGEKYGDIVRVVKVGDYSLELCGGCHVPNTAAIGLFKIVSESGIGAGTRRIEAVTGEAAYRFMSEQLALLQEAAQKLKTSPRELNARLDGLFAELRQLQRENESLAARLAHMEAEHLARQVKDVGGVPVLAAKVQANDMNQLRAMADDLKQKLGTAVIVLAAVQGGKVQLIAAVTDDLVKKGYHAGKLVKEVASRCGGGGGGRPDMAQAGGKDANKVGEALDYVETWVKSIS from the coding sequence ATGAAAAAATTAACATCTGCCGAAGTGCGGCGCATGTTTTTGCAGTTTTTCCAAGAAAAAGGCCATGAAGTCGAGCCGAGCGCCTCGCTTATTCCGGTCGACGACCCATCGCTGTTATGGATCAACAGCGGCGTCGCGACGCTGAAAAAATATTTTGACGGCCGCATCATCCCGGACAACCCGCGCATTTGCAATGCGCAAAAATCGATCCGCACAAACGACATTGAAAATGTCGGGAAAACGGCGCGCCATCATACGTTTTTTGAAATGCTCGGCAACTTTTCGATCGGCGATTACTTTAAGCGCGAAGCGATCCATTGGGCGTGGGAGTTTTTAACGAGCGAAAAGTGGATCGGCTTTGATCCGGAGCGGCTGTCGGTCACCGTTCACCCGGAAGACGAAGAGGCGTACGACATTTGGCATAACGAAATCGGCTTGCCAAAAGAGCGGATCATTCGCCTCGAAGGGAACTTCTGGGATATTGGCGAAGGCCCAAGCGGCCCGAACACGGAAATTTTTTACGACCGCGGCGAGGCGTTCGGAAACGACCCGAACGATCCGGAGCTGTATCCGGGCGGGGAAAACGAGCGTTACTTGGAAGTGTGGAATCTCGTCTTTTCTCAATTCAATCATAATCCGGACGGCACGTACACGCCGCTGCCGAAGAAAAACATCGATACCGGCATGGGTTTAGAGCGGATGTGCTCGATTTTGCAAGATGTGCCGACAAACTTTGAAACCGACTTGTTCATGCCGATCATCCGCGCCACCGAACAAATTGCTGGCGAGCGGTATGGCGAGGATTCGGACAAGGACGTCGCCTTTAAAGTGATCGCCGACCATATTCGCGCCGTGACGTTTGCGATTGGCGACGGGGCGCTGCCGTCGAACGAAGGCCGCGGCTATGTATTGCGCCGCCTGCTCCGCCGCGCTGTGCGCTACGCGAAACAAATCGGCATTGAGCGTCCGTTTATGTACGAGCTCGTTCCGGTTGTCGGCGAAATTATGCACGATTACTACCCGGAAGTAAAAGAAAAAGCTGACTTTATTCAGCGGGTGATCCGCAATGAGGAAGAACGGTTCCATGAAACGCTTCACGAAGGGCTCGCCATTTTGGCGGAAGTAATCGAAAAGGCGAAAGCGCAAGGAAGCGACGTCATTCCTGGAGAAGATGTGTTCCGCTTGTACGACACGTACGGATTCCCAGTCGAGCTGACGGAAGAATATGCTGCTGAAGCCGGTATGTCGGTTGACCACGCCGGTTTTGAGCGCGAGATGGAGCGCCAGCGCGAACGGGCCCGCGCCGCCCGCCAAGACGTCGATTCGATGCAAGTGCAAGGCGGGGTGCTCGGCGACATTAAAGATGAAAGCCGTTTTGTCGGCTACGATGAACTCGTCGTTTCCTCGACGGTCATGACCATCATTAAAGACGGGAAGCTCGTCGATGAAGTCGGGGCTGGCGAAGAGGCGCAAATCATTGTCGATGTCACGCCGTTTTACGCCGAAAGCGGCGGGCAGATCGCCGACCAGGGTACGTTTGCAGGCGAAGCGGGAACAGCGGTCGTCAAAGACGTACAGAAAGCGCCAAACGGCCAGCATCTTCATTCGATTGTCGTCGAGCGCGGCACGGTGAAAAGAGGCGCCCGCTACACAGCGCGCGTCGACGAAGCGAAGCGGGCGCAAATTGTGAAAAACCATACGGCGACCCACTTGCTTCATCAAGCGTTAAAAGATGTGCTCGGCCGTCATGTCAACCAGGCCGGATCGCTCGTCGCCCCGGATCGGTTGCGCTTTGACTTCACTCATTTCGGACAAGTGAAGCCTGATGAGCTCGAGCGCATCGAGGCGATCGTCAATGAACAAATTTGGAAGAGCCTTCCGGTCGACATCTTTTACAAGCCGCTCGAAGAAGCAAAAGCGATGGGTGCGATGGCGCTGTTTGGCGAAAAATACGGCGACATCGTCCGCGTCGTTAAAGTTGGCGACTACAGCTTGGAGCTGTGCGGCGGCTGCCATGTGCCGAATACTGCCGCCATCGGGTTATTTAAAATCGTCTCCGAGTCAGGCATAGGCGCCGGCACGCGCCGGATTGAGGCGGTGACCGGGGAGGCGGCGTACCGCTTTATGAGCGAACAGCTTGCGTTGTTGCAAGAAGCGGCGCAAAAGCTGAAAACGAGCCCGAGGGAGCTGAATGCGCGCCTTGATGGGCTGTTTGCCGAACTGCGCCAACTGCAGCGTGAAAACGAGTCGCTCGCCGCTCGTCTCGCCCATATGGAAGCAGAACATCTCGCCCGTCAAGTGAAAGATGTGGGCGGCGTGCCGGTGTTGGCGGCGAAAGTGCAGGCGAACGACATGAACCAATTGCGGGCGATGGCTGATGACTTGAAGCAAAAATTAGGCACGGCGGTCATCGTGTTGGCGGCGGTGCAAGGCGGCAAAGTCCAATTGATTGCCGCGGTGACCGATGACTTAGTGAAAAAAGGATACCACGCCGGCAAGCTCGTTAAAGAAGTGGCTTCCCGCTGTGGCGGCGGAGGAGGCGGGCGCCCGGATATGGCGCAGGCCGGAGGAAAGGACGCGAACAAAGTCGGCGAAGCGCTTGATTATGTCGAAACGTGGGTCAAATCCATTTCCTAA
- a CDS encoding IreB family regulatory phosphoprotein, translating into MSSFDQTMQFHFPEEPAETNVREVLLTVYDALQEKGYNPINQIVGYLLSGDPAYIPRHNDARTLIRKIERDELIEELVKFYLQGQRKD; encoded by the coding sequence GTGAGCTCGTTTGACCAAACGATGCAGTTTCATTTCCCGGAGGAGCCGGCCGAAACGAACGTTCGCGAGGTGTTGTTGACGGTATATGACGCCCTGCAAGAAAAAGGCTACAACCCGATCAACCAAATTGTCGGTTATTTGTTGTCCGGCGACCCGGCTTACATCCCGCGCCATAACGATGCGCGCACACTCATCCGCAAAATCGAGCGCGACGAATTAATCGAGGAACTGGTGAAATTCTATTTACAGGGGCAACGAAAGGATTAA
- the ruvX gene encoding Holliday junction resolvase RuvX, with protein MRTLGLDLGTKTLGVAVSDELGWTAQGLETIAIDEEHGNYGLERLRAIIEEYGVDAIVVGWPKNMNGTLGPRAEASERFAARLREEFSLPVVLWDERLSTMAAERMLIAADVSRKKRRKVIDKMAAAVILQSYLDSKR; from the coding sequence ATGCGAACGCTAGGACTAGATCTCGGAACGAAAACGCTCGGGGTGGCCGTCAGCGATGAACTCGGCTGGACGGCGCAAGGCTTGGAGACGATCGCCATCGATGAGGAGCACGGCAACTATGGTTTAGAGCGGCTGCGCGCCATCATCGAGGAGTATGGCGTCGATGCGATCGTTGTCGGATGGCCGAAAAACATGAACGGCACGCTCGGGCCGCGCGCCGAGGCGAGCGAGCGGTTTGCCGCCAGGCTGCGCGAGGAATTTTCTTTGCCGGTCGTGCTTTGGGATGAACGGCTGTCGACGATGGCTGCCGAGCGGATGTTGATCGCTGCCGATGTGAGCCGGAAAAAGCGGCGGAAAGTGATCGACAAAATGGCGGCGGCCGTCATTTTGCAATCGTACTTGGACAGTAAACGGTGA
- a CDS encoding DUF1292 domain-containing protein — MEHGDRHITVVDEHGNEQLCEILFTFESDDFGKSYVFYYPVGAEAEDEDGETEVHVSAFIPGDENEEGELLPIETEEEWDMIEEVWNTFCAEQEEGEA, encoded by the coding sequence ATGGAACATGGAGATCGTCATATTACCGTTGTCGATGAACACGGCAACGAGCAGCTGTGTGAAATTTTGTTTACGTTTGAATCGGATGATTTCGGCAAATCGTACGTGTTTTACTATCCGGTCGGCGCCGAGGCCGAAGACGAAGACGGTGAGACGGAAGTGCACGTTTCTGCCTTTATCCCCGGCGATGAGAATGAGGAAGGGGAACTGCTTCCGATTGAGACGGAAGAAGAATGGGATATGATCGAAGAAGTGTGGAATACGTTTTGCGCCGAACAAGAGGAAGGCGAAGCGTAA
- the mltG gene encoding endolytic transglycosylase MltG has protein sequence MEQSDFQAPKARLVRKIVLIVCAVLLAAIVIAGASGFLYIRSAFEPVDPDDRTPVHVSVPVGSSVADIAEQLEQKRLIKSAAVFRYYVRWKNESGFQAGEYELTRAMPMTRIIELLQTGKSLKIGLKLTIPEGSQLVQIADIIAAKTGYKREETMKLLNDRAYIEQLRKTYPDLLASDIFHKNIRYPLEGYLFPATYVFADKKPPLTEIIEAMVAKTAAVLDMYKDAMKEKQLSPHRLLTMASLIEEEATEKADREKIASVFYNRLRLDMPLQTDPTVLYALGKHKERVFYKDLKVDSPYNTYIHKGLPPGPIANAGEMSIKAALKPAATDYLYFLATPAGDVIFTKTLAEHNREKAKHIGKQ, from the coding sequence ATGGAACAGAGCGATTTTCAGGCGCCTAAGGCACGGCTTGTGCGAAAAATCGTCTTGATCGTTTGCGCCGTCTTGCTGGCAGCGATCGTCATCGCCGGCGCCAGCGGTTTCCTATACATCCGCTCCGCGTTCGAGCCGGTCGATCCGGACGACCGCACCCCGGTTCATGTCTCCGTTCCGGTCGGTTCATCGGTGGCGGATATTGCCGAACAACTCGAACAAAAGCGGCTTATTAAAAGCGCGGCTGTTTTCCGCTACTACGTCCGTTGGAAAAACGAGTCCGGCTTTCAAGCCGGGGAGTATGAGCTGACGCGGGCGATGCCGATGACGCGCATCATCGAGCTGTTACAAACCGGGAAGTCGCTGAAAATCGGATTAAAGTTGACGATCCCCGAAGGGTCACAGCTTGTGCAAATCGCCGACATCATCGCCGCGAAAACGGGGTACAAGCGAGAAGAGACTATGAAGCTGCTCAACGATCGCGCGTACATTGAACAGCTAAGGAAAACATATCCGGACTTATTAGCAAGCGACATTTTTCATAAAAACATCCGCTATCCGCTTGAAGGCTACTTGTTTCCGGCCACCTACGTGTTTGCCGACAAAAAGCCGCCGCTTACGGAGATCATTGAAGCGATGGTCGCCAAAACGGCGGCGGTGCTTGATATGTACAAGGACGCGATGAAGGAAAAACAACTGTCGCCGCATCGTCTATTGACGATGGCGTCATTAATAGAGGAAGAGGCGACTGAAAAAGCCGATCGCGAGAAAATTGCCAGCGTGTTTTACAACCGGCTGCGCCTTGACATGCCGCTGCAAACCGATCCGACGGTCTTATACGCGCTCGGCAAGCATAAAGAGCGTGTCTTTTACAAAGACTTGAAAGTTGATTCGCCGTACAATACGTACATTCATAAAGGGCTGCCGCCGGGACCGATTGCCAATGCCGGCGAGATGTCGATCAAAGCGGCGCTCAAGCCGGCGGCAACCGACTATTTATACTTTTTGGCCACGCCGGCCGGCGACGTCATTTTTACAAAGACGCTGGCGGAGCATAACCGGGAAAAAGCGAAGCATATTGGGAAACAATAG
- a CDS encoding O-methyltransferase, whose protein sequence is MLAKDVVHYLQQLRPAPDPDIAEMERYAHEHRVPIMDPVSMEVLLFVLKTAKPRRILEIGTAIGYSAIRMAKALPEARIVTIEKDRERYERARFYIGKTNTGRQIETVFGDALAVGADVAAAAPFDALFIDAAKGQYERFFTLYEPFLAEGGLIISDNVLFKGLVAAETPADNKRLWNIAQKIRRYNEWLMARSDYDTVIIPVGDGLAISKKRGERE, encoded by the coding sequence TTGCTTGCAAAAGACGTCGTTCATTATTTGCAGCAGCTGCGCCCAGCGCCGGATCCGGATATCGCAGAAATGGAGCGGTACGCGCATGAACATCGCGTGCCGATTATGGATCCGGTGAGCATGGAAGTGCTGCTGTTCGTGTTGAAAACTGCCAAACCGCGCCGCATTTTGGAAATCGGCACAGCGATCGGCTATTCGGCGATCCGGATGGCGAAAGCGCTGCCGGAGGCGCGCATTGTGACGATTGAAAAAGACCGGGAGCGGTACGAACGCGCCCGTTTTTATATCGGAAAGACAAACACCGGGCGGCAAATCGAGACGGTCTTCGGCGATGCACTCGCAGTGGGGGCGGACGTGGCCGCCGCTGCGCCGTTCGATGCGCTGTTTATCGACGCCGCCAAAGGGCAATACGAGCGCTTTTTTACGCTTTATGAACCGTTTCTCGCTGAAGGCGGCCTCATCATCAGCGACAACGTGCTGTTTAAAGGGCTTGTCGCCGCCGAAACGCCCGCGGACAATAAGCGGCTTTGGAACATCGCGCAAAAAATTCGCCGCTATAATGAGTGGCTGATGGCCCGGAGCGATTATGACACGGTCATCATTCCGGTCGGCGATGGGCTCGCTATATCGAAAAAACGAGGTGAACGAGAATGA
- a CDS encoding peptidase U32 family protein, translating into MKKPELLVTPTSVSHIDELAEAGADAIIVGEQRYGLRLAGEFSRADVAAAVEAAHRHGMNVYVAMNAIFHNDKVDELADYVAFVAGVGADAIVFGDPAVLLTVRETAPHMKLHWSTETTATNWYTCNYWGRKGAKRAVLARELNMDAILEIKAHAEVEIEVQVHGMTCMYQSKRSLIGNYFEYQGKVMEIERKKYEKGMFLYDKERDYKYPIFEDENGTHIMSPNDLCIIDELGDMIDAGIDSFKIDGILHEPHYITEVTKLYRRAIDVCADDRERYEREKDDLLAAVEALQPPHRRMDTGFFFKETIY; encoded by the coding sequence ATGAAAAAACCGGAATTGCTCGTCACGCCGACGAGTGTTTCCCATATTGATGAACTGGCGGAAGCCGGAGCGGACGCCATCATTGTCGGCGAACAGCGCTATGGCTTGCGGCTCGCCGGGGAGTTTTCCCGCGCCGATGTCGCCGCGGCCGTCGAAGCGGCCCACCGGCACGGCATGAACGTGTATGTGGCGATGAACGCCATTTTTCATAATGACAAAGTGGACGAGCTCGCTGATTACGTCGCTTTTGTCGCCGGCGTAGGAGCGGACGCGATCGTTTTTGGCGACCCAGCTGTTTTGCTGACGGTGCGAGAAACCGCTCCACATATGAAGCTCCATTGGAGCACGGAAACGACAGCGACAAACTGGTACACGTGCAACTACTGGGGGCGAAAAGGGGCGAAACGCGCCGTCTTGGCGCGCGAGCTGAACATGGACGCCATTTTGGAAATCAAAGCCCATGCTGAAGTGGAAATTGAAGTGCAAGTGCATGGCATGACGTGCATGTATCAGTCGAAGCGTTCGCTGATTGGCAACTATTTTGAGTATCAAGGAAAAGTGATGGAAATCGAACGGAAAAAGTACGAAAAAGGGATGTTCCTGTACGACAAGGAGCGCGACTATAAATACCCGATTTTTGAAGACGAAAACGGCACGCACATTATGAGCCCAAACGATCTTTGCATCATTGACGAGCTCGGTGACATGATCGATGCCGGCATTGACAGCTTTAAAATCGACGGCATTTTGCATGAACCGCACTACATCACGGAAGTGACGAAGCTGTACCGCCGCGCCATCGATGTATGCGCTGATGACCGTGAGCGATACGAGAGGGAGAAAGACGATTTGCTCGCTGCAGTTGAAGCGCTCCAGCCGCCGCACCGCCGGATGGACACCGGATTTTTCTTCAAAGAGACGATTTATTGA
- a CDS encoding peptidase U32 family protein, with product MLLKNDRISEIVDGKRVIVKKPELLAPAGNLEKLKIAVHYGADAVFIGGQEYSLRANADNFTIEEIREGVEFANQYGAKVYVTANIYAHNENIPGLDDYLRALEGAGVHGIIVADPLIIETARRVAPKLEVHLSTQQSLANWKAVQFWKEEGLERVVLAREVSAEEIRQIKEKVDIEIEAFIHGAMCSAYSGRCVLSNHMTARDSNRGGCCQSCRWDYDLYQLSDGREIPLFSEGDAPFAMSAKDLNLIRAIPAMIELGVDSLKIEGRMKSIHYVATVVSVYRKVIDAYCADPDHFTIREEWVRELDKCANRETASSFFEGFPDYTNHMYGTHSRKTTHEFAGLVLDYDRETGIATIQQRNHFRPGDEVEFFGPEIENFTQVIDNIWDEDGNELDAARHPLQIVKFKVKRPLFPYNMMRKEN from the coding sequence ATGTTGCTGAAAAATGATCGCATTTCCGAGATCGTTGACGGCAAGCGCGTTATCGTGAAAAAGCCGGAGTTGCTGGCGCCGGCCGGCAACTTGGAAAAGCTGAAAATCGCCGTCCACTACGGGGCGGACGCCGTCTTTATCGGCGGCCAAGAATACAGCTTGCGCGCGAATGCTGACAACTTTACGATCGAGGAAATTCGTGAAGGTGTTGAATTTGCCAACCAGTATGGGGCAAAGGTGTATGTAACGGCCAACATTTACGCTCATAACGAAAACATTCCCGGCCTTGACGACTATTTGCGGGCGCTAGAGGGGGCCGGCGTTCACGGCATTATCGTCGCCGACCCGCTCATCATCGAAACGGCGCGCCGGGTGGCGCCGAAGCTTGAAGTGCATTTAAGCACGCAACAGTCGCTCGCCAACTGGAAAGCGGTCCAGTTTTGGAAAGAGGAAGGGCTCGAGCGGGTCGTGCTCGCCCGTGAAGTGAGCGCAGAAGAAATCCGGCAGATCAAAGAGAAAGTCGATATTGAAATCGAAGCGTTCATCCATGGGGCGATGTGCTCTGCCTACTCCGGCCGCTGCGTATTGAGCAATCATATGACGGCGCGTGATTCAAACCGCGGCGGGTGCTGTCAGTCATGCCGCTGGGATTACGATTTATACCAGCTGTCTGACGGCCGCGAAATTCCTCTGTTTTCAGAAGGCGACGCCCCGTTTGCCATGAGCGCGAAAGACTTGAACTTGATCCGCGCCATTCCGGCGATGATTGAACTTGGCGTCGACAGCTTGAAAATTGAAGGGCGGATGAAATCGATCCATTACGTGGCGACGGTTGTCAGCGTCTACCGGAAAGTGATCGATGCCTACTGCGCCGATCCCGACCATTTCACGATCCGTGAAGAGTGGGTGCGCGAGCTCGACAAATGCGCCAACCGTGAAACGGCTTCGTCGTTTTTTGAAGGCTTTCCTGACTACACAAACCATATGTATGGCACGCACAGCCGAAAAACGACGCATGAGTTTGCCGGCTTGGTGCTTGATTACGACCGGGAGACGGGCATCGCCACCATCCAGCAGCGCAACCATTTCCGCCCCGGCGATGAAGTGGAATTTTTCGGCCCAGAAATTGAAAACTTTACCCAAGTGATCGACAACATTTGGGATGAAGACGGCAACGAGCTCGATGCGGCGCGCCATCCGCTGCAAATCGTCAAGTTCAAAGTCAAGCGCCCCCTCTTCCCGTACAACATGATGAGAAAGGAGAATTAA
- the udk gene encoding uridine kinase, with protein sequence MAKKPVVIGVAGGSGSGKTSVARAIYDHFGDRSILVLEQDFYYKDQSHLPFEERLKTNYDHPLAFDNDLLIEHVHQLLRYEPIDKPVYDYTLHTRSNQVIRVEPKDVIILEGILVLEDERLRNLMDIKVYVDTDPDIRIIRRLIRDIKERGRTFDSVIDQYLSVVRPMHNQFVEPTKRYADVIIPEGGQNVVAIDLMVAKIRTVLEQKSVL encoded by the coding sequence ATGGCAAAGAAGCCCGTTGTCATCGGCGTTGCTGGCGGCTCCGGTTCGGGGAAGACGAGCGTCGCCCGCGCGATTTACGACCATTTCGGCGACCGCTCGATTCTTGTCTTGGAGCAAGACTTTTATTACAAAGACCAAAGCCATCTTCCGTTTGAAGAGCGGCTGAAAACGAATTACGACCATCCGCTGGCGTTTGACAACGACTTATTGATCGAGCACGTCCATCAACTGCTTCGTTATGAGCCGATCGACAAGCCGGTGTACGACTACACCTTGCATACCCGCTCGAATCAAGTCATCCGCGTTGAGCCGAAAGATGTCATTATTTTGGAAGGCATTCTCGTTTTAGAAGATGAGCGGCTCCGCAATTTAATGGATATTAAAGTGTATGTCGACACCGATCCAGACATCCGCATCATCCGCCGCCTCATCCGTGACATTAAAGAGCGCGGCCGCACGTTTGATTCGGTCATTGACCAATATTTATCGGTCGTTCGGCCGATGCACAACCAGTTTGTCGAACCGACGAAGCGCTACGCGGACGTGATCATTCCGGAAGGCGGGCAAAACGTCGTCGCCATCGATTTAATGGTGGCAAAAATTCGCACAGTTCTTGAACAAAAATCGGTTTTATAA
- the greA gene encoding transcription elongation factor GreA, which produces MANEKQYPMTKEGKEKLEQELEYLKTVKRKEVVERIKIARGFGDLSENSEYDAAKDEQAFVESRIQMLENMIRNAVIIEEDKENPDVVSLGKSVTFIELPDGEEETYTIVGSAEADPFEGKISNDSPIAKSLIGRRVGDEVTVQTPGGEMLVKIVAVK; this is translated from the coding sequence ATGGCGAATGAAAAGCAGTACCCGATGACGAAAGAGGGAAAAGAGAAACTGGAACAAGAACTCGAGTATTTAAAAACCGTGAAACGGAAGGAAGTTGTCGAACGTATTAAAATTGCACGGGGGTTCGGTGACTTATCGGAAAACTCGGAATATGATGCGGCCAAAGATGAGCAGGCGTTTGTCGAATCGCGCATTCAAATGCTTGAAAACATGATCCGCAACGCCGTCATCATTGAAGAAGACAAAGAAAATCCAGACGTCGTCTCGCTCGGCAAGTCGGTGACGTTCATTGAGCTTCCGGACGGCGAGGAAGAGACGTATACGATTGTCGGCAGCGCCGAGGCCGACCCGTTTGAAGGAAAAATTTCCAACGATTCGCCGATCGCCAAATCGCTGATCGGTCGCCGCGTCGGCGATGAAGTGACCGTACAAACGCCGGGCGGGGAAATGCTGGTGAAAATTGTCGCGGTCAAATAA